The following are encoded in a window of Candidatus Tanganyikabacteria bacterium genomic DNA:
- a CDS encoding tetratricopeptide repeat protein, which produces MSQVQLIQFPRSRRAQRLLVPVARLIDERLQSRAAYYNEAATEAFQKGDSAEAAKGFARALRLDPRCPVIPFNLGLLLQSEGQYEESATWYERSLRIFPDNSQLLFNLGFCYRMLHRLPEAEECFRAGLRLEPRRADILLVLGVTCNEQREFEDAARAFRRGLMIDPANPTLRAYLGTALKDLGDLEGAQAELRRALELDPQHAYARFNLAWVRRLQEAAASRETASVRG; this is translated from the coding sequence TTGAGCCAGGTCCAGCTCATCCAGTTTCCGCGCAGCCGGCGCGCACAGCGGCTGCTGGTGCCGGTCGCCAGGTTGATCGACGAGCGCCTCCAGAGCCGCGCGGCCTACTACAACGAGGCCGCGACCGAGGCTTTCCAGAAGGGTGACTCCGCCGAGGCCGCCAAGGGCTTCGCGCGGGCGCTGCGGCTGGATCCGCGCTGCCCGGTGATCCCGTTCAACCTGGGCCTCCTCCTCCAGAGCGAGGGGCAGTACGAGGAGAGCGCCACGTGGTACGAGCGGTCGCTCCGCATCTTCCCGGACAACTCGCAGTTGCTCTTCAACCTGGGGTTCTGCTACCGGATGCTGCATCGGCTGCCGGAGGCCGAGGAATGCTTCCGCGCCGGGTTGCGCCTGGAGCCGCGCCGCGCCGACATCCTCCTGGTCCTGGGCGTCACCTGCAACGAGCAGCGGGAGTTCGAGGATGCGGCCCGGGCCTTTCGCCGCGGCCTCATGATCGACCCGGCCAATCCCACTCTCCGCGCCTACCTGGGCACCGCCCTCAAGGATCTGGGCGATCTCGAAGGCGCCCAGGCCGAGTTGCGGCGAGCGCTCGAACTCGACCCGCAGCACGCCTACGCGCGCTTCAACCTCGCATGGGTCCGCCGCCTGCAGGAAGCCGCCGCGAGCCGGGAAACGGCCTCCGTCAGGGGCTGA